One segment of Streptomyces sp. NA02950 DNA contains the following:
- a CDS encoding recombinase family protein: MKPVRVLIALRISNETDASTSLERQLQDCTTYVNERQHLGWQVVGVARDAHISATKSHPFERPELGEWLNNRAPEFDLLLFWKMDRFVRKVVDMQDMIKWATAHGGKALVSVKEPVLDMIGPFRHVIIDLFAAIAETEAQNISMRVKSFQSYAKSKNVWAKGNPPYGYESFRDTDGAMRLRVRENQKQVIREMYKRVVEHGEPYSTICDDFNARGIPSPAGERMSERRKKNGTPMPVWRSRTITNILRAETILGWKCEEVKVPKKKYGVSQAILTSEGKIRMADPILTDEEWAKLQQEMNGRPGAARRSTKNTTAYRGVVLCGGCGRNLYLFNPERQQGKPVYRCNKSANRESCGKGYAFRAEKVEELVETMVLGTIGDFPMHERHYVKGSNNSQRLREIEEYVTELQRSIRPGGKNSSGFAKKATEEEIAALYEEHDSLAAEGDKPDRYEYRDTGETFRHMWERNKGNEAERTRHLLKAGITIRLHPLIKGVSNTTDFGGEVDLGNRSEPFTIH; this comes from the coding sequence ATGAAGCCTGTGCGGGTACTGATCGCCCTCAGGATCAGCAACGAGACCGATGCATCTACGTCGTTGGAGCGGCAGCTCCAGGACTGCACGACCTACGTGAACGAGAGGCAGCACCTCGGCTGGCAGGTGGTAGGCGTGGCCAGAGACGCTCACATCTCCGCCACCAAGTCACACCCCTTCGAGAGACCGGAACTCGGAGAGTGGCTGAACAACCGAGCCCCAGAGTTCGACCTGTTGCTGTTCTGGAAGATGGACCGGTTCGTCCGCAAGGTCGTCGACATGCAGGACATGATCAAGTGGGCGACCGCACATGGTGGCAAGGCCTTGGTTTCGGTCAAGGAACCTGTGCTCGACATGATCGGCCCTTTCCGGCACGTCATCATCGACCTGTTCGCGGCTATCGCCGAAACCGAAGCGCAGAACATCTCCATGCGCGTCAAGTCGTTCCAGAGCTACGCCAAATCGAAGAACGTCTGGGCCAAGGGAAACCCGCCCTACGGCTACGAGTCGTTCCGGGACACCGACGGCGCGATGAGGCTTCGGGTCCGGGAGAATCAAAAGCAAGTCATTCGGGAGATGTACAAGCGAGTAGTCGAGCACGGAGAACCTTACTCGACCATCTGTGATGACTTCAATGCCAGAGGGATTCCCTCCCCTGCGGGCGAGAGAATGTCGGAGCGGCGAAAGAAGAACGGCACACCCATGCCTGTGTGGCGGAGTCGCACCATCACCAACATTCTGAGGGCGGAAACCATCCTTGGCTGGAAGTGCGAGGAGGTGAAGGTTCCCAAAAAGAAGTACGGGGTATCGCAGGCCATCCTCACATCTGAAGGGAAGATTCGGATGGCAGACCCCATTCTTACGGACGAAGAATGGGCGAAGCTCCAGCAGGAGATGAACGGGCGCCCCGGTGCCGCCCGCCGCTCCACAAAGAACACGACTGCCTATCGCGGAGTTGTCCTCTGCGGTGGCTGCGGGAGGAACCTGTACCTCTTCAACCCGGAAAGGCAGCAAGGCAAGCCGGTGTACCGGTGCAACAAGTCAGCAAATCGGGAATCCTGCGGCAAGGGGTACGCCTTCCGGGCCGAGAAGGTGGAGGAGCTTGTCGAGACGATGGTCCTCGGAACCATCGGGGACTTCCCTATGCATGAGCGCCACTACGTCAAAGGGTCCAACAACTCTCAGAGGCTCCGGGAGATCGAAGAGTATGTAACGGAACTCCAGAGATCCATCCGCCCTGGCGGCAAGAACTCATCGGGATTCGCGAAGAAGGCCACAGAAGAAGAGATTGCAGCCCTCTACGAGGAACACGATTCCCTGGCGGCCGAGGGAGACAAGCCGGACAGGTACGAGTACCGGGATACCGGGGAGACCTTCCGGCACATGTGGGAGAGGAACAAGGGAAATGAAGCCGAGAGGACACGCCACCTGCTGAAGGCAGGGATCACCATCCGGCTACACCCGCTCATCAAGGGAGTCTCCAACACCACCGACTTCGGTGGAGAGGTGGACCTAGGAAACAGAAGTGAACCATTCACTATTCACTGA
- the guaA gene encoding glutamine-hydrolyzing GMP synthase, translating to MPSASPAAAPDTVLVVDFGAQYAQLIARRVREARVYSEIVPSTMPVEEMLAKKPKAIILSGGPSSVYAEGAPSVDRSLFEAGIPVFGMCYGFQLMAVALGGTVDNTGAREYGRTPLTVTKPGSTLFAGTPEEQSVWMSHGDACSAAPAGFAVTASTDVVPVAAFECDERKLYGVQHHPEVMHSTHGQQVLEHFLYRGAGLEPTWTTTNVVEESVAAIREQVGTKRAICGLSGGVDSAVAAALVQKAIGDQLTCVYVDHGLMRKGESEQVEKDFVAATGVQLKVVEAEERFLSALAGVSDPEEKRKIIGREFIRVFEQAQAELVAEAGAAGEAVEFLVQGTLYPDVVESGGGTGAANIKSHHNVGGLPEDLEFELVEPLRRLFKDEVRMVGQELGLPDEIVHRQPFPGPGLGIRIVGEVTKERLDLLREADAIAREELTAAGLDRDIWQCPVVLLADVRSVGVQGDGRTYGHPIVLRPVSSEDAMTADWSRLPYDVLSRISTRITNEVDEVNRVVLDITSKPPGTIEWE from the coding sequence GTGCCATCAGCGTCCCCTGCTGCCGCCCCCGACACCGTCCTGGTCGTCGACTTCGGCGCGCAGTACGCCCAGCTCATCGCCCGCCGGGTCCGCGAAGCGCGGGTCTACAGCGAGATCGTCCCGTCCACCATGCCGGTGGAGGAGATGCTCGCCAAGAAGCCGAAGGCGATCATCCTGTCCGGCGGGCCGTCGTCGGTCTACGCCGAGGGCGCGCCCAGCGTCGACCGCTCGCTCTTCGAAGCCGGGATCCCCGTTTTCGGCATGTGCTACGGCTTCCAGCTGATGGCCGTCGCGCTCGGCGGCACGGTCGACAACACCGGCGCCCGTGAGTACGGCCGTACGCCGCTGACCGTCACCAAGCCCGGCTCCACGCTCTTCGCGGGCACCCCCGAGGAGCAGTCCGTGTGGATGTCGCACGGCGACGCCTGCTCGGCCGCCCCGGCGGGCTTCGCCGTCACCGCCTCCACCGATGTGGTGCCGGTCGCCGCCTTCGAGTGCGACGAGCGCAAGCTCTACGGCGTACAGCACCACCCCGAGGTGATGCACTCCACCCACGGTCAGCAGGTGCTGGAGCACTTCCTCTACCGGGGCGCCGGTCTGGAGCCGACCTGGACCACCACCAATGTGGTCGAGGAGTCCGTCGCGGCCATCCGCGAGCAGGTCGGCACCAAGCGCGCGATCTGCGGACTGTCCGGCGGGGTGGACTCCGCCGTTGCCGCCGCCCTCGTCCAGAAGGCCATCGGCGACCAGCTGACCTGCGTGTACGTCGACCACGGCCTGATGCGCAAGGGTGAGTCCGAGCAGGTCGAGAAGGACTTCGTGGCGGCCACCGGCGTCCAGCTGAAGGTTGTCGAGGCCGAGGAGCGGTTCCTGTCCGCGCTCGCCGGGGTCTCCGACCCCGAGGAGAAGCGGAAGATCATCGGCCGGGAGTTCATCCGGGTCTTCGAGCAGGCCCAGGCCGAGCTGGTGGCCGAGGCGGGCGCCGCGGGCGAGGCCGTGGAGTTCCTGGTGCAGGGCACCCTCTACCCCGATGTGGTGGAGTCCGGCGGCGGCACCGGCGCCGCCAACATCAAGTCCCACCACAATGTGGGCGGCCTCCCCGAGGACCTCGAGTTCGAGCTGGTCGAGCCGCTGCGCCGGCTGTTCAAGGACGAGGTCCGGATGGTGGGCCAGGAGCTGGGCCTGCCAGACGAGATCGTCCACCGCCAGCCCTTCCCGGGCCCCGGGCTCGGCATCCGCATCGTCGGCGAGGTCACCAAGGAGCGCCTGGACCTGCTGCGCGAGGCCGACGCCATCGCCCGTGAGGAGCTGACCGCCGCCGGTCTCGACCGCGACATCTGGCAGTGCCCGGTCGTGCTGCTGGCCGATGTCCGCTCGGTCGGCGTCCAGGGCGACGGCCGCACCTACGGCCACCCCATCGTGCTGCGCCCGGTCTCCTCCGAGGACGCCATGACGGCCGACTGGTCGCGGCTGCCGTACGACGTCCTGTCGAGGATCTCCACCCGGATCACCAACGAGGTGGACGAGGTGAACCGGGTCGTCCTGGACATCACCAGCAAGCCGCCCGGCACCATCGAGTGGGAGTGA
- a CDS encoding class II aldolase/adducin family protein has protein sequence MPRPTPEPIPTDQLHITMPPQHTSPDDERRYRKERLAAALRLFGRYGYEEGVSGHITVRDPELTDCFWVNPFGMPFGLLTAGDLILVNQAGQVVEGRYHVNQAAFVIHSHVHRARPDAVAVAHSRSVHSRALSSLGELLEPINQEVCAFFEDHALYDAPTGVVVDEDEGRRIAAALGAHKGLILRNRGLLTVGDSVDAAAWWFISMERACRAQLAAKAAGKPVPIDDENATRLREQLGNDLVAWINYQPLYLQITRAEPDLLN, from the coding sequence ATGCCCCGGCCGACGCCCGAGCCGATACCCACCGACCAGCTGCACATCACCATGCCGCCGCAGCACACCTCCCCCGACGACGAGCGGCGCTATCGCAAGGAGCGGCTCGCCGCGGCGCTGCGGCTCTTCGGGCGGTACGGGTACGAGGAGGGGGTGTCGGGCCATATCACCGTCCGCGACCCGGAGTTGACCGACTGCTTCTGGGTGAACCCCTTCGGGATGCCGTTCGGCCTCCTCACCGCCGGCGATCTGATCCTGGTCAATCAGGCGGGCCAGGTGGTCGAGGGCCGCTATCACGTCAACCAGGCGGCGTTCGTCATTCACTCTCACGTGCATCGGGCTCGGCCGGACGCCGTCGCCGTCGCGCACAGCCGCTCGGTGCACAGCCGGGCGCTGTCCTCGCTCGGTGAGCTGCTGGAGCCGATCAACCAGGAGGTCTGCGCCTTCTTCGAGGACCACGCCCTCTACGACGCCCCCACCGGGGTGGTCGTGGACGAGGACGAGGGGCGCCGGATCGCCGCCGCGCTCGGCGCCCACAAGGGCCTCATCCTGCGCAATCGCGGTCTGCTGACCGTGGGTGACTCGGTCGACGCGGCGGCGTGGTGGTTCATCTCGATGGAGCGAGCGTGCCGGGCGCAGCTCGCCGCGAAGGCCGCGGGCAAGCCGGTCCCCATCGACGACGAGAACGCCACGCGGCTCCGCGAGCAGCTGGGAAACGATCTTGTGGCGTGGATCAACTATCAACCTCTGTATCTCCAGATCACCCGCGCCGAGCCGGACCTGTTGAACTGA
- a CDS encoding LAETG motif-containing sortase-dependent surface protein has protein sequence MKIRRVLATAAATAAIAPAALLAAPAAFAEETPTATPSATDTATPPVTPTPTQTTPTPTDSPTTGTPTPTATESETASPSATPSGTATPTDKPTSPTGEPTEPGDCTDNGDYNEDPDLSTTLVGLPSKVVAGSGFHHFTFKVKNDSDRTYKRVDFGVVAGTVHLDDLESTGTYLTLQYKDPDTGAWKNISTDLNDPGAGYVGYTDVRPHETLTVGLRLSVAKSAPEGFGYAISIGVYADDKGNCVYSTGEYYEFDVLKAGSEPGQVPPAEPKPQGGKKPLPHKPEGNTEINPKGSLAETGSSSALPTIALIGGVAMAAGGGAVFVVRRRRAGGAAA, from the coding sequence ATGAAGATTCGCCGCGTTCTGGCGACCGCCGCAGCCACGGCCGCCATCGCCCCTGCCGCGCTGCTCGCGGCACCGGCCGCCTTCGCGGAGGAGACTCCGACCGCGACGCCGTCCGCGACCGACACCGCGACCCCTCCGGTCACCCCGACGCCGACGCAGACCACGCCGACGCCGACCGACAGCCCGACCACCGGGACGCCGACGCCGACCGCGACCGAGAGCGAGACCGCCTCCCCCTCGGCCACGCCCTCCGGCACGGCCACCCCCACCGACAAGCCGACGTCGCCCACCGGCGAGCCGACCGAGCCCGGTGACTGCACGGACAACGGGGACTACAACGAGGACCCCGACCTCAGTACCACCCTCGTCGGCCTGCCCTCGAAGGTGGTGGCGGGCAGCGGGTTCCACCACTTCACCTTCAAGGTCAAGAACGACTCCGACCGCACCTACAAGCGGGTGGACTTCGGTGTCGTCGCGGGCACCGTGCACCTCGACGACCTCGAGAGCACCGGCACGTACCTCACCCTCCAGTACAAGGACCCGGACACCGGCGCGTGGAAGAACATCTCCACCGACCTGAACGACCCGGGCGCGGGCTACGTCGGCTACACCGATGTGCGTCCGCACGAGACCCTCACGGTCGGGCTCCGGCTGAGCGTGGCCAAGAGCGCCCCCGAGGGCTTCGGTTACGCGATCAGCATCGGTGTGTACGCGGACGACAAGGGCAACTGCGTCTACTCGACCGGTGAGTACTACGAGTTCGACGTGCTGAAGGCCGGTTCGGAGCCGGGCCAGGTGCCCCCGGCCGAGCCGAAGCCGCAGGGCGGCAAGAAGCCGCTGCCGCACAAGCCGGAGGGCAACACGGAGATCAACCCCAAGGGCAGCCTCGCCGAGACGGGTTCCTCCTCGGCGCTGCCGACGATCGCCCTGATCGGCGGTGTGGCCATGGCCGCGGGCGGCGGCGCCGTGTTCGTGGTCCGTCGTCGTCGCGCCGGCGGCGCCGCCGCGTAA
- a CDS encoding helix-turn-helix transcriptional regulator: MTFEPEQLGQSRTDLAETLRELRKRAGLTGDRLARRCNMSQSQISKFETGKKTPKLVDVERILRALDAPPELVTEITALARIANTEWQDKRSSWRRGMEKRQAELASLESEATELRYFLPAMITGLLATPEYIRASLSHTPGDPSKTVAKKLERQAILYDTAKTFTFLLTEQAVRWAIVPHSALAVQIDRLTSISHLPNIRMGVIPLGAVIPRGPMNTFTVYDDRLATVENFTGRMVFRDPRDVSEHIAIFTSFERSALFGRGARELLEQCAERYR; the protein is encoded by the coding sequence GTGACGTTCGAGCCCGAGCAGCTGGGGCAGTCAAGGACTGATCTGGCAGAAACGCTCCGCGAGTTGCGCAAACGGGCCGGTCTCACAGGTGATCGGCTCGCACGGCGCTGCAACATGTCCCAGAGTCAGATCAGCAAGTTCGAGACCGGTAAGAAGACGCCCAAGCTGGTAGACGTCGAGCGCATTCTTCGCGCCTTGGACGCTCCCCCTGAGCTGGTCACGGAGATTACCGCCCTCGCTCGAATCGCCAACACCGAGTGGCAGGACAAGCGCTCCTCCTGGCGCAGGGGGATGGAGAAGCGCCAGGCCGAGTTGGCCTCACTGGAGTCCGAAGCAACAGAGCTGCGATACTTTCTGCCAGCGATGATCACCGGACTGTTGGCGACACCGGAATACATCCGTGCCAGCCTGAGCCACACACCGGGAGACCCTTCCAAGACCGTTGCCAAGAAGCTGGAGCGTCAAGCCATCCTCTACGACACGGCGAAGACGTTCACGTTCCTCCTCACGGAACAGGCAGTCAGGTGGGCGATCGTCCCACACTCCGCCCTGGCCGTTCAGATTGACCGCCTCACGTCGATCTCCCACCTTCCCAATATCCGTATGGGAGTCATCCCACTGGGCGCGGTGATACCACGAGGGCCGATGAACACCTTCACGGTCTATGACGACAGATTGGCCACGGTCGAGAACTTCACCGGCCGCATGGTCTTTCGTGATCCCCGTGACGTCTCTGAGCACATCGCCATCTTCACCTCGTTTGAGCGTTCCGCTCTATTCGGACGTGGAGCAAGGGAGTTGCTTGAACAGTGTGCAGAGCGCTATCGATGA
- a CDS encoding DUF6879 family protein, giving the protein MLLDGDEWRRTFDAFQREAWRFEAQPTYTMPKETENVARFLRGEPKPAEHNSRWHERVHGYLASGRSIGRVRVVRQPLTDYQRYQFAWGIPGNIQAGEEIRVLDVTHDDYGLPLSGTDWWLFDETQVVHLNFRPDGTQINRELFAGEISPYLEWKRIALSHSVPFSEYVKEFE; this is encoded by the coding sequence GTGCTCTTGGATGGTGATGAATGGCGCAGGACGTTCGACGCCTTCCAGCGCGAAGCCTGGCGGTTCGAGGCTCAGCCCACGTACACCATGCCCAAGGAGACCGAGAATGTTGCTCGGTTCCTTCGGGGTGAGCCCAAGCCCGCCGAGCACAACTCACGCTGGCATGAGCGCGTTCACGGCTACTTGGCCTCGGGCCGGAGCATAGGGCGAGTGCGGGTCGTACGGCAGCCATTGACGGACTATCAGCGATACCAGTTCGCTTGGGGTATCCCCGGCAACATCCAAGCTGGGGAGGAGATCCGCGTCCTGGATGTCACGCACGATGACTACGGTCTGCCGCTCTCGGGAACCGACTGGTGGTTGTTCGACGAGACGCAAGTGGTACACCTCAACTTCCGGCCAGACGGGACACAGATCAACCGTGAACTGTTCGCAGGGGAAATCTCCCCCTATCTGGAATGGAAGCGCATAGCCCTGTCTCACTCCGTACCGTTCTCCGAGTACGTGAAAGAATTCGAGTGA
- a CDS encoding DoxX family protein: MGGLGGQPVGARATAARYALLPLRLFLGVTFVYAGIDKITDSTFLADSGNGSIGDLMRQVHDTAAIPWLIDQSLKDPSAFGYAIAYGELAVGLGTLVGLLSRLAAFGGAMISLSLWLTVSWQTEPYYYGNDLPYMFCWVPLALAGAPYWSLDALIRGRRHQPSESAW, encoded by the coding sequence ATGGGCGGCCTGGGCGGGCAACCGGTAGGGGCACGGGCCACCGCTGCCCGCTACGCGCTGCTGCCCCTGCGGCTCTTCCTCGGCGTCACCTTCGTCTACGCCGGAATCGACAAGATCACCGACTCGACCTTCCTGGCCGACAGTGGCAACGGTTCGATCGGTGACCTGATGCGCCAGGTCCACGACACCGCGGCCATCCCCTGGCTGATCGACCAGAGCCTCAAGGACCCCTCCGCCTTCGGCTACGCCATCGCCTACGGCGAACTGGCCGTCGGACTGGGCACCCTGGTCGGGCTGCTGTCCCGGCTGGCCGCGTTCGGCGGGGCGATGATCTCGCTCAGCCTGTGGCTGACGGTCAGCTGGCAGACCGAGCCGTACTACTACGGCAACGATCTCCCGTACATGTTTTGCTGGGTGCCCCTGGCGCTGGCCGGTGCGCCGTACTGGTCACTGGACGCCCTGATCAGGGGCCGACGACATCAACCGTCAGAGTCCGCCTGGTAG
- a CDS encoding chorismate mutase: protein MFPPPGSPAGLRVPSSQTPTTPETPETPERPGETDMSTTASSTAEATDDATEVIRTARERIDTLDGRILDLVRERMDVSAAIQRARIESGGRRVHLSREMQILDRYREELGGHGTTLAMTLLELCRGRI, encoded by the coding sequence GTGTTTCCTCCTCCGGGCTCTCCCGCCGGTCTCCGGGTCCCGTCGTCACAGACACCCACGACACCCGAGACACCCGAGACACCCGAGAGACCAGGAGAAACGGATATGAGCACCACCGCGAGCAGCACGGCCGAGGCCACCGACGACGCCACCGAGGTCATCCGCACCGCACGCGAGCGGATCGACACCCTCGACGGACGGATCCTCGACCTCGTCCGGGAGCGGATGGACGTCTCGGCGGCCATCCAGCGGGCCCGGATCGAGTCGGGCGGGCGGCGGGTGCACCTCTCCCGCGAGATGCAGATCCTCGACCGCTACCGGGAGGAGCTCGGCGGGCACGGCACCACCCTCGCCATGACGCTGCTGGAGCTGTGCCGTGGCCGGATCTGA
- a CDS encoding recombinase family protein — translation MTTPTTHLIGYARVSTDDQEAQLQRDALTEAGCSRIFEDKASGKNTDRPELSAALDYLREGDVLAVWKLDRLGRSLIDLVGIVDGLRERGIGFKVLTGALSAVDTTSADGRLFFQIIAAMAEFERSLIKDRTKAGLEAAKAQGRTGGRPTVVTDDLLTVARARKGKGESISAIAKALGVSRATLYRHLSDYQADSDG, via the coding sequence GTGACGACACCCACCACCCACCTCATCGGCTACGCCCGAGTCTCAACTGACGACCAGGAGGCACAGCTCCAGCGGGACGCCCTCACCGAAGCGGGATGTTCTCGGATCTTCGAGGACAAGGCATCCGGCAAGAACACCGACCGCCCCGAACTGAGCGCAGCACTCGACTACCTCAGAGAGGGAGATGTGCTAGCCGTCTGGAAGCTGGACAGGCTCGGAAGGTCCCTCATCGACCTTGTGGGCATCGTGGACGGCCTGAGGGAGCGCGGGATCGGCTTCAAGGTGCTCACGGGGGCCCTCAGCGCCGTAGACACCACCTCTGCGGACGGTCGGCTCTTCTTCCAAATCATCGCCGCCATGGCCGAGTTCGAACGTTCTCTGATCAAGGACAGGACCAAGGCCGGACTAGAGGCAGCCAAGGCGCAGGGGCGCACCGGAGGGCGCCCCACGGTCGTCACCGATGATCTACTGACCGTCGCCAGAGCAAGGAAGGGCAAGGGCGAGAGCATCAGCGCCATCGCCAAGGCTCTAGGAGTGTCCAGGGCGACGCTGTACAGGCATCTGTCGGACTACCAGGCGGACTCTGACGGTTGA
- a CDS encoding GMC family oxidoreductase, with protein sequence MTDTADRADEAAEDAAYDYDVLVIGSGFGGSVSALRLTEKGYRVGVLEAGRRFTRETLPKNSWDLRNYLWAPALGLFGIQRIHVLGKVMVLAGAGVGGGSLNYANTLYVPPAPFFKDPQWGDITDWQDELRPYYDQARRMLGVRLNPTLTPSDVHLKAAAQKMGVADSFHMAPVGVFFGDGQDADGSAAAKAAPGETVADPYFGGAGPDRNACTECGECMTGCRHGAKNTLNENYLYLAEKAGAVVHPMTTVVAVSDDPHGGYHVTTVPTDNRRKGRPTALRARYVVIAAGTYGTQTLLHTMRDKGLLPRLSERLGFLTRTNSEALVGAQTTDRRFRAKNPGEKKAEFSRGVAITSSIHPNETTHIEPVRYGKGSNAMGLMSILQIPYGGRVPRWLQFLGTNLKHPMMAARSLSNRRWSERTIIGLVMQTHDNSLTTYRKSKGLGKGLLTARQGHGEPNPDHIPEGAEAARHLAESINGFAGSNVGELMGTPLTAHFLGGCPIGADAEHGVIDPYHRLYGHPGIHVVDGAAISANLGVNPSLTITAQAERAMSLWPNKGEADPRPAQGEPYQRLSPVEPTAPAVPADAFGALKLPLLPVPVVPPAPPGS encoded by the coding sequence GTGACCGACACCGCCGACCGTGCCGACGAGGCCGCCGAGGACGCCGCGTACGACTACGACGTCCTCGTCATCGGCTCGGGCTTCGGCGGCTCGGTGTCGGCCCTCCGGCTGACCGAGAAGGGATACCGCGTCGGTGTCCTGGAGGCGGGCCGCCGCTTCACCCGCGAGACCCTGCCCAAGAACTCCTGGGACCTCCGCAACTACCTGTGGGCCCCGGCCCTCGGCCTGTTCGGCATCCAGCGCATCCACGTCCTCGGCAAGGTGATGGTGCTCGCGGGCGCCGGGGTCGGCGGCGGTTCGCTCAACTACGCCAACACGCTGTACGTACCGCCCGCGCCGTTCTTCAAGGACCCGCAGTGGGGGGACATCACCGACTGGCAGGACGAGCTGCGCCCCTACTACGACCAGGCGCGGCGGATGCTCGGGGTGCGTCTCAACCCGACGCTGACCCCGTCCGACGTCCATCTGAAGGCCGCCGCGCAGAAGATGGGCGTGGCCGACAGCTTCCACATGGCCCCGGTCGGTGTCTTCTTCGGGGACGGCCAGGACGCCGACGGCTCCGCCGCCGCGAAGGCCGCACCGGGCGAGACGGTGGCCGATCCGTACTTCGGCGGCGCGGGCCCGGACCGCAACGCGTGCACCGAATGCGGTGAGTGCATGACCGGCTGCCGCCACGGTGCCAAGAACACCCTCAACGAGAACTATCTCTACCTCGCCGAGAAGGCCGGTGCGGTCGTCCACCCCATGACGACGGTGGTGGCCGTGAGCGACGATCCGCACGGCGGCTACCACGTCACCACCGTGCCCACCGACAACCGGCGCAAGGGCAGGCCCACCGCGCTGCGGGCCCGGTACGTGGTGATCGCCGCGGGCACCTACGGCACCCAGACCCTGCTGCACACCATGCGGGACAAGGGGCTGCTGCCGCGGCTGTCCGAACGGCTCGGCTTCCTCACCCGCACCAACTCCGAGGCTCTGGTGGGCGCCCAGACCACCGACCGCCGCTTCCGTGCGAAGAACCCGGGGGAGAAGAAGGCCGAGTTCAGCCGCGGGGTGGCGATCACCTCGTCCATCCACCCCAACGAGACCACCCACATCGAGCCGGTCCGCTACGGCAAGGGATCCAACGCGATGGGCCTGATGTCCATCCTCCAGATCCCCTACGGCGGCCGGGTGCCGCGCTGGCTCCAGTTCCTCGGCACCAATCTGAAGCACCCCATGATGGCGGCGCGTTCGCTGTCCAACCGGCGCTGGTCGGAGCGGACCATCATCGGCCTGGTCATGCAGACCCACGACAACTCGCTGACCACCTACCGCAAGTCCAAGGGGCTCGGGAAGGGGCTGCTGACCGCCCGGCAGGGCCACGGCGAGCCCAACCCCGACCACATCCCCGAGGGCGCGGAGGCGGCCCGCCACCTCGCCGAGTCGATCAACGGCTTCGCGGGCAGCAACGTCGGGGAGCTGATGGGCACCCCGCTGACCGCGCACTTCCTCGGCGGCTGCCCGATCGGTGCGGACGCCGAGCACGGGGTGATCGACCCGTACCACCGGCTGTACGGACACCCCGGCATCCATGTCGTCGACGGCGCCGCGATCTCGGCGAACCTCGGCGTCAACCCGTCCCTGACCATCACGGCGCAGGCCGAACGGGCCATGTCGCTGTGGCCCAACAAGGGCGAGGCCGATCCGCGCCCCGCACAGGGCGAGCCGTACCAGCGGCTGTCGCCCGTGGAGCCCACCGCTCCGGCGGTTCCGGCGGACGCGTTCGGGGCACTGAAGCTGCCCCTGCTCCCGGTGCCGGTGGTACCCCCGGCCCCGCCCGGGAGCTGA
- a CDS encoding Uma2 family endonuclease produces the protein MTAEPLHTTSWPVPPLDGYTVDDLMSLPDLPPHTELIDGSLVFVSPQRDFHSVVIDLLVSGLRRTVPAELRVRREMTVVIDKRNGPEPDISVVRAEAVRSGEQTYYQVSDVMLAVEVVSPESEARDHDTKPHKYANAGIPHFWRVERTNTDARPVVHVFHLDPETRTYRPTSVHHDRLKLSVPFTVDIDLADIDNL, from the coding sequence ATGACCGCTGAGCCGCTGCACACCACCTCGTGGCCTGTGCCGCCGCTGGATGGCTACACCGTGGACGACTTGATGAGTCTGCCTGATCTCCCGCCGCACACCGAGTTGATCGACGGGAGTCTGGTTTTCGTGAGTCCGCAGCGGGATTTTCACAGCGTGGTGATTGACTTGCTGGTCAGCGGGCTGCGTAGGACTGTGCCCGCCGAGCTCAGGGTCCGGCGGGAGATGACTGTGGTCATCGACAAGCGGAACGGTCCGGAACCGGATATCTCGGTCGTGCGCGCCGAGGCCGTGCGAAGCGGCGAGCAGACCTATTACCAGGTGAGTGATGTGATGCTCGCCGTCGAGGTCGTGTCTCCCGAGTCCGAGGCCCGTGATCACGACACCAAGCCGCACAAGTACGCCAACGCCGGGATCCCGCACTTCTGGCGCGTCGAGAGGACCAACACGGACGCACGCCCGGTGGTCCATGTCTTCCACCTCGATCCCGAGACGCGCACTTACCGCCCGACCAGTGTCCATCACGACCGGCTCAAGCTCTCGGTCCCCTTCACCGTCGACATCGACCTCGCCGACATCGACAACCTGTAG